A genomic segment from Brevundimonas sp. SORGH_AS_0993 encodes:
- a CDS encoding DNA cytosine methyltransferase, which translates to MTIRPTAYEFFAGGGLAGLGMAGLGMAAGIDTVFANDMDPAKARAFVSNHPHIPFRLGDVWSLTLDDLPGRPDLAWASSPCQDVSLAGARAGLEAGRSGAFWGFWRLMQGLADQGRAPRVIVLENVIGLLTSGQGRDFAAVCTAMAQAGYRVGALEMDTALWLPQSRPRLFVVAIKGAGPEAAGPAAPFHSPRLVAAQARLPQAVRDAWAWWSLPVPPKRNLDLAALLEPDEAADWLDDPQAILALAGPAHRVRIDQAVASGGRQVGAAYRRVRIENGVKVQRLEVRFDGLAGCLRTPAGGSSRQYVVVCDQGRARVRRLTGREAARLMGLPEDYRLPSSESAALKLTGDAVAVPVVRALTEGLLSPALGPRRAAA; encoded by the coding sequence ATGACGATTCGCCCCACCGCCTATGAGTTCTTCGCCGGGGGCGGCCTAGCCGGGCTGGGAATGGCCGGGCTGGGAATGGCGGCGGGGATCGACACCGTCTTCGCCAACGACATGGATCCGGCCAAGGCGCGCGCCTTCGTCTCCAACCACCCGCACATTCCCTTTCGCCTGGGCGATGTCTGGTCGTTGACGTTGGACGATCTGCCCGGACGACCCGATCTGGCCTGGGCCTCCTCGCCCTGTCAGGACGTCAGCCTGGCCGGCGCGCGGGCGGGGCTGGAGGCCGGTCGGTCCGGCGCCTTCTGGGGCTTCTGGCGGCTGATGCAGGGGCTGGCGGATCAGGGGCGGGCGCCGCGCGTGATCGTGCTGGAGAACGTCATCGGCCTTCTGACCTCGGGCCAGGGGCGGGATTTCGCCGCCGTCTGCACCGCCATGGCCCAGGCCGGATACCGCGTCGGCGCGCTGGAGATGGACACCGCCTTATGGCTGCCCCAGTCGCGGCCGCGCCTGTTCGTGGTGGCCATCAAGGGCGCGGGCCCCGAGGCGGCCGGTCCCGCCGCGCCCTTCCATTCGCCGCGTCTGGTCGCGGCCCAGGCCCGTCTGCCCCAGGCTGTGCGCGACGCCTGGGCCTGGTGGTCGCTGCCCGTCCCGCCCAAGCGCAATCTCGATCTCGCCGCCCTTCTGGAGCCGGACGAGGCCGCCGATTGGCTGGACGACCCTCAGGCGATCCTGGCCCTGGCCGGCCCCGCCCATCGCGTCCGGATCGACCAGGCCGTGGCGTCGGGCGGACGTCAGGTCGGGGCGGCCTATCGCCGGGTGCGGATCGAGAACGGGGTGAAGGTTCAGCGGCTGGAGGTGCGCTTCGACGGCCTGGCCGGATGCCTGCGTACGCCCGCAGGCGGCTCCTCGCGCCAATATGTGGTGGTCTGTGACCAGGGCCGGGCGCGGGTGCGTCGTCTGACCGGGCGCGAGGCGGCGCGTCTGATGGGTTTGCCGGAAGACTACCGCCTGCCCTCAAGCGAGAGCGCGGCGCTGAAGCTGACGGGGGATGCCGTGGCCGTGCCCGTAGTGCGCGCCCTGACCGAGGGGCTGCTATCGCCCGCGCTCGGCCCGCGACGCGCCGCCGCCTGA
- a CDS encoding MFS transporter yields the protein MTSDVTTAAPSRTPDRPGYRFYVLAVLILIYMLNFLDRQIIGILAAPLKAEFNMSDKQFGLLGGIAFASVYSTLAIPLAWLADRFSRVWIMTGALAVWSGFTALCGMAGSFGQLFLCRMGVGVGEAGGVAPAYSLIADYFPPHQRARAMAAFAFGIPLGMAAGTLVGGLLAATYGWRTAFIVVGLLGVLIAPLLRLTVRDPKRGGMDAVRTEPQMTAPTPNMAVAPVGTDRTGKIAAQIMLGLGSGLLVLAAFARFTDMISASPLVLAFGGLLAAVIGVSLMIARRTASVVIPKPSFWLLALGAASSSVCGYGVAGWLPLFFMRSFDLTLKQTSWYYAGIALIGGLLGIWLGGMIADKLSKKGKGAYPLTPAIAFLISAPCFILAMNSPWLIGLVLPGGGSHAQQLILAFFIFLIPTGLNLAWLGPITAAVQHLAPAAMRSTASALFLLLNNLLGIAVGFYYFGWMSDLLAPRFGEESLRWAIYTGMGFYVLAAILLVGASRTLKRDWVD from the coding sequence ATGACCTCCGACGTGACGACCGCCGCCCCGTCCCGGACGCCCGACCGCCCCGGCTACCGCTTCTATGTGCTGGCGGTGCTGATCCTGATCTACATGCTGAACTTCCTGGATCGACAGATCATCGGCATCCTGGCCGCGCCGCTGAAGGCCGAGTTCAACATGTCGGACAAACAGTTCGGCCTGTTGGGCGGCATCGCCTTCGCCTCGGTCTATTCGACCCTGGCCATCCCCCTGGCCTGGCTGGCGGACCGGTTCAGCCGGGTGTGGATCATGACCGGCGCGCTGGCCGTCTGGTCGGGTTTCACCGCCCTGTGCGGCATGGCGGGCTCTTTCGGCCAGCTGTTCCTGTGCCGAATGGGCGTGGGCGTGGGCGAGGCCGGCGGGGTGGCCCCGGCCTATTCGCTGATCGCCGACTATTTCCCGCCGCACCAGCGGGCGCGCGCCATGGCCGCCTTCGCTTTCGGCATTCCGCTGGGCATGGCGGCGGGCACCCTGGTCGGCGGCCTTCTGGCGGCGACCTATGGCTGGCGCACGGCCTTCATCGTGGTCGGCCTGCTTGGCGTGCTGATCGCGCCGCTGCTGCGCCTGACGGTGCGCGATCCCAAGCGGGGCGGTATGGATGCGGTCAGGACCGAACCGCAGATGACGGCCCCGACGCCGAACATGGCCGTCGCTCCCGTCGGCACGGACCGGACCGGCAAGATCGCCGCGCAGATCATGCTGGGGCTGGGGAGCGGATTGCTGGTTCTGGCCGCGTTCGCTCGGTTCACGGACATGATATCGGCCAGTCCGCTGGTGCTGGCCTTCGGCGGTCTGCTGGCGGCGGTGATCGGCGTCTCGCTGATGATCGCACGGCGCACGGCCTCGGTCGTAATTCCAAAGCCCAGCTTCTGGCTGCTGGCCCTGGGCGCGGCCTCTTCCTCCGTCTGCGGCTATGGGGTGGCGGGCTGGCTGCCGCTGTTCTTCATGCGCAGCTTCGACCTGACGCTGAAACAGACCAGCTGGTACTATGCCGGCATCGCCCTGATCGGCGGTCTTCTGGGCATCTGGCTGGGCGGGATGATCGCCGACAAGCTGTCGAAGAAGGGCAAGGGCGCCTATCCGCTGACGCCCGCCATCGCCTTTCTGATCTCGGCGCCCTGTTTCATCCTGGCGATGAATTCGCCCTGGCTGATCGGTCTGGTCCTGCCGGGCGGCGGCAGTCACGCCCAGCAGCTGATCCTGGCCTTCTTCATCTTTCTGATCCCGACGGGACTGAACCTGGCCTGGCTGGGTCCGATCACGGCGGCGGTGCAGCATCTGGCCCCGGCGGCCATGCGCTCCACCGCCTCGGCCCTGTTCCTGCTGCTCAACAATCTGCTCGGCATCGCCGTGGGCTTCTACTACTTCGGCTGGATGAGCGACCTTCTGGCGCCGCGCTTCGGCGAGGAAAGCCTGCGCTGGGCCATCTACACGGGCATGGGCTTCTATGTTCTGGCGGCGATCCTGCTGGTCGGCGCCTCGCGCACGCTGAAGCGGGACTGGGTCGACTGA
- a CDS encoding TetR/AcrR family transcriptional regulator, translating into MTQSEAPSFRPAAAARRKADGAAPARRGRPSKARAGAAVETRDLILDAAEDLFSKHGFYGVTIREVAREAGVDTALVHYYFGAKRDLFDAVFLRRAQVWNDDRVAAIDRYAEAAGEAMTLEGLLEAFLRPPFEWSLKGGPGWKHYAALVAQTNANPSFGGETMARYFDPAIHRLIALIARVLPEASQVDLYWAYHNLSGALTLTLGETGRLDRLSNGLARSGDLQTAGDYMVRFAAAGFRAVAGMDRSEA; encoded by the coding sequence ATGACCCAGTCCGAGGCCCCATCGTTCCGTCCCGCGGCCGCCGCCCGTCGCAAGGCCGACGGCGCCGCACCCGCCCGACGCGGTCGCCCGTCCAAGGCGCGCGCCGGCGCCGCCGTCGAAACGCGCGACCTGATTCTGGACGCAGCCGAGGACCTGTTCTCCAAACACGGCTTCTACGGCGTCACCATCCGCGAGGTGGCGCGCGAGGCGGGGGTCGATACGGCCTTGGTGCACTATTATTTCGGGGCCAAGCGCGACCTGTTCGACGCGGTCTTCCTGCGTCGCGCCCAGGTTTGGAACGACGACCGGGTCGCCGCCATCGACCGCTATGCCGAAGCGGCGGGCGAGGCCATGACGCTGGAGGGCCTGCTGGAGGCGTTCCTGCGTCCGCCGTTCGAATGGTCGCTGAAGGGCGGGCCGGGGTGGAAACACTACGCCGCCCTGGTGGCCCAGACCAACGCCAACCCCAGTTTCGGGGGCGAGACCATGGCTCGCTATTTCGACCCGGCCATTCACCGTTTGATCGCCCTGATCGCGCGCGTCCTGCCCGAGGCCAGCCAGGTCGATCTCTATTGGGCCTATCACAATCTGTCGGGCGCCCTGACCCTGACCCTGGGCGAGACGGGGCGTCTGGACCGCCTGTCCAACGGCCTGGCCCGCTCGGGCGATTTGCAGACGGCCGGCGATTACATGGTCCGTTTCGCCGCCGCCGGCTTCCGCGCCGTGGCGGGTATGGACAGGTCTGAAGCCTGA
- a CDS encoding LytTR family DNA-binding domain-containing protein has translation MRAQSAERRRFLRGLIVAVAGGVFLAVTGAFGSGGAPLPERLVYWIGIMVIGGLWGHVCAMLVSRFVDLDERPWLAVAVLTAVITGPLSVLVWAATGLFFVHRLYPLAGLPQLFVPVLIVTAAISALNVFLGRATPVQTHAASSATTARSVRFLERLPMKLKGAAIQAVQAEDHYLRIHTDRGSDLILMRLSDAVEELEGLEGAQTHRSWWVARDAVRGVERGDGRAVLTLEGGLRAPVSRRYARALREADWW, from the coding sequence ATGCGCGCCCAGTCCGCCGAACGCCGCCGTTTTCTCAGAGGTCTGATCGTGGCGGTGGCGGGCGGCGTTTTCCTGGCCGTCACCGGCGCCTTCGGCAGCGGCGGCGCGCCCTTGCCGGAACGACTTGTCTATTGGATCGGGATCATGGTGATCGGCGGCCTGTGGGGCCATGTCTGCGCCATGCTGGTCAGCCGTTTCGTCGATCTGGACGAGCGGCCCTGGCTGGCTGTCGCCGTGTTGACGGCGGTGATCACCGGCCCGCTCAGCGTCCTGGTCTGGGCCGCCACGGGCCTGTTCTTCGTCCACCGCCTCTATCCGCTGGCGGGCCTGCCTCAATTGTTCGTTCCGGTGCTGATCGTGACGGCCGCGATCAGCGCGTTGAACGTCTTCCTGGGGCGGGCCACGCCGGTTCAGACCCATGCCGCCTCGTCCGCGACGACCGCCCGTTCGGTGCGGTTTCTGGAGCGGCTGCCGATGAAGTTGAAGGGCGCTGCGATCCAGGCGGTGCAGGCCGAGGACCATTATTTGCGCATCCACACCGACCGGGGGTCGGACCTGATTCTGATGCGGCTGTCCGACGCGGTCGAGGAGCTGGAGGGGCTGGAAGGCGCCCAGACGCACCGCAGCTGGTGGGTGGCCAGGGACGCCGTGCGCGGGGTCGAACGCGGCGACGGCCGCGCCGTCCTGACGCTGGAGGGCGGTCTGCGCGCGCCGGTCAGCCGACGCTACGCCCGCGCCCTGCGCGAAGCCGACTGGTGGTGA
- a CDS encoding YnbE family lipoprotein → MINKRQLAGLGLGAAVAAVAACAPTIRLEVAPIQIYAKLDADVRVKLDQELQQLLQQNPNLF, encoded by the coding sequence ATGATCAACAAGCGTCAGCTGGCCGGCCTCGGCCTGGGCGCCGCCGTCGCGGCGGTCGCCGCCTGCGCTCCCACCATCCGGCTGGAGGTTGCGCCGATCCAGATCTACGCCAAATTGGACGCCGACGTGCGCGTCAAGCTGGATCAGGAGCTGCAGCAACTGCTTCAGCAGAACCCGAACCTTTTCTGA
- a CDS encoding TonB-dependent receptor plug domain-containing protein, with product MNRHVKCALLAGAAWSVMAGASAAQDTEATAQAANAHQDTATVDDIVVTARRRDEQLKDVPVAVSALSAERLEQTGAVNITALQQQTPNATVQIARGSNSTLISFIRGVGQQDPLWGFEPGVGLYVDDVYVARPQGAVLDIFDIQRIEVLRGPQGTLYGRNTIGGAIKYVTKRLGQDPSLTARAELGSYNSPSATPSPSAARSPPISTTATART from the coding sequence ATGAATCGTCATGTGAAGTGCGCGCTGCTGGCCGGCGCGGCTTGGAGCGTTATGGCGGGGGCTTCGGCCGCCCAGGACACGGAGGCGACGGCCCAGGCGGCCAACGCCCATCAGGACACGGCGACCGTCGACGACATCGTCGTCACCGCCCGGCGCCGCGACGAACAGTTGAAGGACGTGCCGGTCGCGGTGTCGGCGCTCAGCGCCGAACGTCTGGAACAGACCGGCGCGGTCAACATCACGGCCCTGCAGCAGCAGACGCCCAACGCTACGGTCCAGATCGCCCGCGGCTCCAACTCCACCCTGATCAGCTTCATCCGCGGCGTGGGCCAGCAGGACCCGCTGTGGGGCTTCGAACCGGGCGTGGGCCTCTATGTCGACGACGTCTATGTGGCCCGTCCGCAGGGCGCCGTGCTGGACATCTTCGACATCCAGCGCATCGAAGTGCTGCGCGGGCCGCAGGGCACCCTGTACGGCCGCAACACCATCGGCGGGGCGATCAAATACGTCACCAAACGCCTGGGCCAGGACCCCAGCCTGACCGCGCGGGCCGAACTGGGCAGCTATAACTCCCCGTCGGCGACACCTTCGCCATCGGCGGCGCGGTCGCCACCTATCAGCACGACGGCTACGGCAAGAACCTGA
- a CDS encoding TonB-dependent receptor yields MRLAWDRVEDDSSPRHGHREVNSITGGYTPPANKYDTYAGVTGEQKVVTEGVSLTGEYRVNDMLTLKSISAYRTGDTHTVIDFDQTPMPTLDVPAIYSDRQFTQEFQALLTGARWSGVAGVFYLDGKSSGAFDTIAGNLGLAIAAAGSVDTKSFSIFGDFSYDLTDRLHLSLGGRYTRDDKDGSVLRLFYLGATPTPYTGGANRPVFATRTNYTASKTFEKFTPRVSVSYDFSEAVTGYASISQGFKSGGWDMRGDAALVPQTVNGYQPETVTTYELGLKGSAFDRRMNFASAIFYSDYKDQQITTQQVATPPAVGIASVVDNAGASTIYGFELEGSAHLTNDISANFSLGYLKNEFDKFVTLVTGSPVDISDQRKPQNSPEWSAYYGMTWRGDILGGEIRVTPSLSYRSDYHLFDIPDPILDQKGYVLADASVVWTAPGKRWEVGLFGRNLTDVRYKVGGYSFPGATYNNAISAFYGPPTTYSARLTYRF; encoded by the coding sequence ATGCGTCTGGCCTGGGACCGGGTCGAGGACGATTCCAGCCCTCGCCATGGCCACCGCGAGGTCAATTCCATCACCGGCGGCTATACGCCGCCCGCCAACAAATACGACACCTACGCCGGCGTCACCGGCGAACAGAAGGTCGTCACCGAAGGCGTGTCCCTGACCGGCGAATACCGGGTCAACGACATGCTGACGCTGAAGTCGATCAGCGCCTATCGCACCGGCGACACCCATACGGTCATCGACTTCGACCAGACGCCGATGCCGACCCTGGACGTGCCGGCCATCTATAGCGACCGCCAATTCACCCAGGAGTTCCAGGCCCTGCTGACCGGCGCGCGCTGGTCGGGCGTGGCGGGCGTGTTCTATCTGGACGGCAAGTCATCGGGCGCCTTCGACACCATCGCGGGCAATCTGGGCCTGGCCATCGCCGCCGCCGGTTCGGTGGACACCAAGTCGTTCTCGATCTTCGGCGACTTCAGCTACGACCTGACCGACCGCCTGCATCTGTCGTTGGGCGGCCGCTACACCCGCGACGACAAGGACGGCTCGGTCCTGCGTCTCTTCTATCTGGGCGCCACGCCGACCCCCTACACGGGCGGCGCCAATCGGCCGGTCTTCGCCACGCGCACCAACTACACCGCCTCCAAGACCTTCGAGAAGTTCACGCCGCGCGTCAGCGTGTCGTATGATTTCAGCGAGGCCGTCACCGGCTACGCCTCGATCAGCCAGGGCTTCAAATCGGGCGGCTGGGACATGCGCGGCGACGCCGCCCTGGTGCCCCAGACGGTCAACGGCTACCAGCCCGAGACGGTCACGACCTATGAGCTGGGCCTGAAGGGATCGGCCTTCGACCGCCGCATGAACTTCGCCTCGGCGATCTTCTATTCGGATTACAAGGATCAGCAGATCACGACCCAGCAGGTGGCCACGCCGCCCGCCGTCGGCATCGCCTCGGTCGTCGACAACGCCGGCGCCTCGACCATCTACGGCTTCGAGCTGGAAGGCTCGGCCCATCTGACCAACGACATTTCGGCCAACTTCTCGCTGGGTTATCTGAAGAACGAGTTCGACAAGTTCGTCACCCTGGTGACGGGTTCGCCGGTCGACATCTCGGATCAGCGCAAGCCGCAGAACTCGCCCGAATGGTCGGCCTACTACGGCATGACCTGGCGCGGCGACATCCTGGGCGGCGAGATCCGCGTCACTCCGTCGCTGTCCTATCGGTCGGACTATCATCTATTCGACATCCCGGACCCGATCCTGGATCAGAAGGGCTATGTCCTGGCCGACGCCAGCGTGGTCTGGACCGCGCCCGGCAAGCGTTGGGAAGTGGGTCTGTTCGGCCGCAACCTGACCGACGTTCGCTACAAGGTCGGGGGCTACAGCTTCCCCGGCGCAACCTACAACAACGCGATCAGCGCCTTCTACGGCCCGCCGACCACCTATTCGGCGCGCCTGACCTATCGCTTCTGA
- a CDS encoding DUF1318 domain-containing protein: MTFRKLFVVGATIAALGAAGAAVAQTSAQKTLIDQAKAAGTVGEQADGYLGFRNSSSDAALRAAVDATNAGRRAAYARSAADAGTTADVAGARMFESQLLPRISSGQWYRNAQGQWVQR; encoded by the coding sequence ATGACCTTCCGCAAACTCTTCGTCGTCGGCGCAACCATCGCCGCCCTGGGCGCCGCCGGCGCCGCCGTGGCCCAGACCAGCGCCCAGAAGACCCTGATCGACCAGGCCAAGGCCGCCGGGACCGTGGGCGAACAGGCCGACGGCTATCTGGGCTTCCGCAACAGCAGCTCGGACGCCGCCCTGCGCGCCGCCGTGGACGCGACCAACGCCGGCCGCCGCGCCGCCTACGCCCGCAGTGCGGCCGACGCGGGGACCACCGCCGACGTGGCCGGCGCCCGGATGTTCGAAAGCCAACTTCTGCCCCGCATCTCCTCGGGTCAATGGTACCGCAACGCGCAGGGCCAGTGGGTCCAGCGCTGA
- a CDS encoding COG3650 family protein, translating into MRLILPVLIAGVALAGCYDRKEAKPEAAAEPQTAAVLGGVDLGQPVRALGTEPFWSVEITPDTLIYTRVDQPEQRAPNHGATVQGTVATYATSTNLQQALNVMLIATECSDGMSDRVYPMTARVEIGNDTLTGCAASKSAITVRPAS; encoded by the coding sequence ATGCGTCTGATCCTGCCCGTGCTGATCGCCGGCGTCGCCCTGGCCGGTTGCTACGACCGCAAGGAGGCCAAGCCCGAGGCCGCCGCCGAACCCCAGACCGCCGCCGTCCTGGGCGGGGTCGATCTGGGCCAGCCGGTGCGGGCGCTGGGGACCGAGCCGTTCTGGAGCGTGGAGATCACCCCCGACACCCTGATCTACACCCGCGTCGATCAGCCCGAGCAGCGCGCCCCCAATCACGGCGCGACCGTCCAGGGAACGGTGGCGACCTACGCCACCTCGACCAATCTGCAACAGGCGCTGAACGTCATGCTGATCGCCACCGAGTGTTCGGACGGGATGAGCGACCGCGTCTATCCGATGACCGCGCGGGTCGAGATCGGGAACGACACCCTGACGGGCTGCGCCGCTTCCAAGTCGGCGATCACGGTGCGGCCCGCGTCGTGA